A genomic stretch from Ooceraea biroi isolate clonal line C1 chromosome 3, Obir_v5.4, whole genome shotgun sequence includes:
- the LOC105276974 gene encoding phosphoinositide 3-kinase regulatory subunit 4 produces the protein MGNQLVGIAPSQIFPVEHYLTDHNDLLFDVNLGSTRFFKVARARSQEGLIVVKVFVIHDPTLPLSAYKDKLEEIRSKLMPAFNCLPFQRMILTEKAGSIMREYVKYSLYDRISTRPFLTSIEKKWITFQVLYAIYQAHKFGVCHGDIKLENIMITSWNWILLTDFASFKPTYLPEDNPADFSYFFDTSRRRTCYIAPERFVKTLSSELSNTLLLPEQEVKTGDLHPMMDIFSAGCALTELYNEGHPPFDFSQLLAYRNNEYSVSKHLDSIDDPGIRELLGSMLERNPANRKSAEIYLAQARGTIFPEYFYSFLQSYMLIFSNTPILSPDEKIARLKKDIGSIIKILGEENESTKSRAKLSETAKSSQCESKDSIKDDSAHSEENTVVEVDSDQSSDKTDLNQADMKSTTQDVGNDVQMEAEPEIKLSEDHKQACSAESKKPTSTTETLEGLVIITQLVTSCIRGLHHSQSKLHSLEILLELAENISDETILDRILPYIFLLVHDPAPRVRVSAIHTLTKCLHLVKSIPPTDVNIFPEYILPGLAHITQDEAVIVRAAYAENIAHLAHIALRYLENAHLSNLGNNEGPKPSYDSELQTLHEMVQQSVSMLLTDPQNLVKQTLMENGINKLCVFFGKQKANDILLSHVITFLNDKEDKELRGSFFECIVGVAAYVGWHSSPILMPLLQQGLSDPEEFVTMKAIHAMATLTELGLLHKSALYQLLSETMVFLVHPNLWIRHATVGFISAAARTLNVVDVQCKVQTMLQPYLKHSLIQIEKEILLLEALVPPISRIVYDSIVKCSDVEELFQALEQRQTTRAKAVTGMVQSQNNEMSNSVRNLFRRLSELMTEATEDQLLAMKPHLMKINKYRNSADTKQNAAKSVDGKLELSPVKDRIRHHVVVLYPDTKGDLTLPAFKRLDRRTSETVSTSMNQEWRTMFAAHQDSVQHAIVKMSDMTGSGGSPNQSIHSGDIHLSPHHCLSDMASLTSLMNEHSIHERSYIQYMCAPCRLEVRQLTCRKQEQHAAVLRAKRWANNITCETGSTPLPKDWRPRGVPVAHLHEHRAAVNRLVAIPDTNLFASSSSDGCIKIWDASKMEGRNIANRSRQTYMHRGGPLVGLTVCDQGQSLASSASTSGTVFVLRIEPNSSKMSLLGSRQLDLQEEGCAVDIQYLDSGSQSVLVYASLYGALIGWDLRCPGTTWRLENDLKHGVITSFCVNSHQQWLTIGTSSGIHTCWDLRFQLPITSIKHPTGARVRKVISHPTEQSWIISAVQGNNEISMWDLETDQRQMVLWASSAPPLSHTQSGHTVCAMYAGSTDCSGFLLAGGTDMRLRFWDFNMPTASYIALPAANDVLTPNTLAYEQRLIDGTNVVQEVLVDNDSNPSSGSDARGRLLEESGPETPPSGQHDTISAVAMSNTCILTGSTDGLIQVWK, from the exons ATGGGTAATCAATTAGTGGGCATCGCGCCCAGCCAGATATTCCCGGTAGAGCACTACCTGACGGATCACAACGACTTGTTGTTCGATGTAAA TTTAGGAAGCACCAGATTCTTCAAAGTGGCTCGGGCTCGGAGCCAGGAGGGCCTGATAGTCGTGAAGGTGTTTGTGATTCACGATCCGACGTTACCGCTGTCCGCCTACAAGGATAAGCTGGAGGAGATTAGGTCAAAACTGATGCCAGCCTTCAACTGCCTGCCCTTTCAGCGAATGATC CTCACAGAGAAAGCAGGCTCAATAATGCGGGAGTACGTGAAATATTCTCTTTATGACAGGATTAGCACTAGGCCATTTTTGACGAGCATTGAGAAAAAGTGGATCACTTTTCAAGTATTGTATGCGATCTATCAGGCTCACAAG TTTGGTGTTTGCCACGGCGACATAAAATTGGAGAACATCATGATAACCAGCTGGAATTGGATATTGCTCACAGACTTTGCTAGTTTTAAACCGACATACTTGCCGGAAGATAATCCCGCAGATTTCTCGTATTTCTTTGATACTTCCAGAAGGAG AACGTGTTACATAGCGCCCGAACGATTCGTAAAGACATTATCCTCGGAATTGagcaatacattattattaccagAGCAAGAAGTAAAAACGGGTGATTTGCATCCCATGATGGATATCTTTTCTGCAGGTTGTGCTTTAACGGAACTTTATAATGAAGGACACCCACCATTTGATTTTTCACAGCTCTTGG CATATAGAAACAATGAATACTCCGTGAGTAAGCACCTGGACAGTATAGATGACCCAGGAATACGAGAATTGCTTGGCTCAATGTTGGAGAGAAATCCAGCGAACAGGAAGAGCGCAGAGATTTATTTGGCTCAAGCTCGTGGCACTATCTTCCCGGAGTACTTTTATTCCTTCCTGCAGTCGTACATGCTAATTTTCTCCAACACTCCGATTTTATCGCCGGACGAGAAGATAGCCAGGTTGAAGAAGGACATTGgcagtattataaaaatactgggGGAGGAGAATGAAAGTACGAAAAGCAGGGCGAAGCTCTCGGAAACCGCGAAATCGAGTCAATGCGAGAGTAAGGACTCGATCAAGGACGATTCCGCTCACAGCGAGGAGAATACGGTGGTGGAAGTCGACAGTGACCAGAGCTCTGACAAGACTGACTTGAATCAAGCTGACATGAAGAGCACGACGCAGGACGTCGGCAATGACGTCCAAATGGAAGCGGAGCCGGAGATCAAGCTGTCCGAGGATCACAAACAGGCGTGCAGCGCGGAATCGAAGAAACCAACCTCCACGACCGAAACCCTGGAGGGGCTCGTTATCATAACGCAACTCGTCACCTCTTGCATAAGGGGGTTGCATCACTCGCAGTCCAAGTTGCACAGTTTGGAGATACTGCTCGAATTGGCTGAGAATATCTCCGACGAGACGATTCTCGATAGAATACTACCCTACATT TTCCTGTTGGTTCACGATCCGGCACCGCGGGTAAGGGTATCGGCGATACACACCCTGACCAAGTGTCTGCATCTTGTGAAATCGATACCACCTACGGACGTGAACATATTCCCCGAGTACATCCTACCAGGTTTAGCGCACATAACTCAAGACGAGGCAGTTATCGTCAGGGCAGCTTACGCGGAGAATATCGCACATTTGGCACATATCGCTCTGCGTTACCTGGAGAATGCCCATCTGTCCAACTTGGGCAACAACGAGGGACCAAAGCCTAGTTATGATAGCGAACTGCAAACATTGCACGAAATG GTCCAACAGTCAGTCTCCATGCTGTTGACGGACCCGCAAAATTTAGTGAAACAGACTTTAATGGAGAacggtataaataaattgtgcgTGTTCTTCGGCAAACAAAAGGCTAACGATATTCTGCTCAGTCACGTTATCACGTTCTTGAACGACAAGGAGGACAAGGAACTGCGAGGTTCCTTCTTTGAATGTATAGTCGGTGTAGCGGCGTACGTCGGTTGGCACAGTAGCCCCATATTAATGCCGCTTCTGCAGCAGGGTCTATCCGATCCCGAAGAATTCGTAACCATGAAGGCCATACACGCTATGGCGACGTTGACGGAATTGGGTCTGCTTCACAAGTCTGCTCTCTATCAGCTGTTATCAGAAACTATGGTCTTTCTG GTTCATCCAAATTTGTGGATACGTCATGCAACCGTGGGCTTCATATCCGCAGCGGCGAGAACTCTCAACGTGGTGGACGTCCAGTGCAAGGTTCAGACGATGCTGCAACCATATCTGAAACACTCGTTGATTCAAATAGAGAAGGAGATCCTGTTACTGGAGGCTCTCGTCCCTCCCATATCTAGGATAGTGTACGACTCTATAGTGAAATGCAGCGATGTCGAGGAATTGTTTCAAGCGCTCGAGCAGAGGCAGACAACTCGGGCGAAAGCTGTGACGGGCATGGTGCAATCGCAGAATAACGAGATGAGCAATTCTGTACGAAAT CTTTTCAGGCGGCTCTCCGAACTGATGACGGAGGCGACCGAAGATCAGCTACTGGCCATGAAGCCGCACTTGATGAAAATCAACAAGTACCGCAACTCCGCGGACACGAAGCAGAACGCCGCCAAGTCCGTGGACGGCAAGCTGGAGTTGAGCCCAGTTAAGGACAGGATAAGGCACCACGTCGTCGTACTGTATCCCGATACCAAGGGGGACTTGACTTTACCGGCTTTCAAGAGATTAGACCGAAGAACGTCCGAGACCGTGAGCACGTCGATGAATCAGGAATGGCGCACGATGTTTGCAGCTCACCAGGATAGCGTCCAG CACGCCATCGTTAAGATGTCGGACATGACGGGAAGCGGCGGCAGTCCTAATCAAAGTATACACAGTGGCGACATCCATCTATCTCCACATCACTGCCTGTCGGACATGGCTAGTCTAACATCGCTCATGAACGAGCATTCGATTCACGAACGGTCTTACATACAAT ATATGTGCGCGCCCTGCCGACTGGAAGTGCGGCAGTTAACGTGTCGGAAGCAGGAGCAACACGCGGCGGTACTAAGGGCGAAGCGCTGGGCCAATAACATCACCTGCGAAACTG GCTCCACGCCACTACCGAAGGATTGGAGGCCTCGCGGCGTCCCGGTCGCGCATCTTCACGAGCACAGAGCTGCGGTGAACAGACTGGTCGCGATACCGGACACCAATCTGTTCGCGAGCAGTTCCTCCGACGGGTGTATTAAAATCTGGGACGCCAGCAAGATGGAGGGACGAAACATCGCTAATCGTTCTAG GCAAACGTACATGCACAGAGGAGGCCCGCTAGTCGGTTTAACCGTGTGCGATCAAGGGCAGTCCTTGGCGAGCTCTGCGAGCACGTCCGGAACGGTGTTTGTACTTCGGATTGAGCCAAATTCTAGTAAAATGAGTTTGCTGGGTTCCCGTCAGCTGGATCTCCAG GAAGAGGGATGTGCCGTTGACATTCAGTACTTGGATTCTGGCTCGCAATCAGTTCTCGTGTACGCCTCGCTGTACGGAGCCCTGATAGGCTGGGATCTACGGTGTCCAGGTACAACGTGGCGCTTGGAAAACGACCTGAAGCACGGAGTCATCACGTCGTTTTGCGTAAACAGTCATCAGCAGTGGCTGACTATCGGCACCAGCTCGGGTATTCACACTTGTTGGGACTTGAGATTCCAACTGCCCATAACGAGCATCAAGCATCCAACAG GCGCTAGAGTGCGAAAGGTGATCTCGCATCCGACGGAGCAGTCGTGGATCATCTCGGCGGTGCAGGGTAACAACGAGATCTCCATGTGGGACCTAGAGACTGATCAGCGGCAGATGGTCCTGTGGGCGTCGAGTGCGCCACCGTTGAGCCATACTCAGAGCGGTCACACCGTGTGTGCCATGTACGCCGGATCCACCGATTGCTCGGGCTTCCTCCTAGCCGGTGGTACCGACATGCGACTGCGTTTCTGGGACTTCAACATGCCCACCGCGTCCTACATTGCTCTGCCCGCCGCGAATGATGTTCTCACGCCGAACACGTTGGCGTACGA acAACGCTTGATAGACGGAACGAACGTCGTGCAGGAGGTGCTGGTGGACAACGACTCCAACCCGTCCTCGGGAAGTGACGCGAGGGGGAGGCTTCTGGAAGAGAGCGGTCCCGAGACCCCGCCATCCGGCCAGCACGACACGATTTCCGCGGTGGCCATGTCGAACACGTGCATACTCACCGGCAGTACGGACGGCCTGATACAAGTCTGGAAATGA
- the LOC105276975 gene encoding WD repeat-containing protein 38 produces MQNRHSWLQRAHQSNVRNHCRITHKAHFPDNLHGLYSTRFSANGEMVVVGFGSGGVQIRNGTTGELKATLKSGLETSMPIMCCRFNPVRRDVFYASSACGTIFMCDTRTKEFSRFIFEPDNEVNTIDVSITGDYLVSGGKDAVVRLYDIESTKLILMYKKDEESLMENRVNFHRMRIFASRFHDVYPDLIITGGWDDTVRIWDIRVPSGSARVIKGPHICGDAIDIRETHILTGSWVVRDSLQLWDLTSAKLIDTINPQNRSSTLNGEFLYVAHYFNGDPSSDLVVIGGSGTGMVEVISLKQKKVMGSFNVSKPIFTIDSCRSVIVFGGMESAITFGDYS; encoded by the exons ATGCAGAATAGGCACTCGTGGCTTCAAAGGGCACATCAGAGCAACGTCAGAAATCATTGTCGGATAACTCATAAGGCACACTTTCCCGATAACTTACATGGTCTCTACAGTACACGTTTCTCTGCGAACGGTGAAATGGTAGTCGTCGGGTTTGGATCCGGTGGTGTGCAG ATCCGAAATGGCACGACGGGTGAATTAAAGGCGACACTCAAGTCTGGCCTGGAAACTTCGATGCCAATTATGTGCTGCAGATTCAATCCAGTCCGAAGAGACGTCTTCTATGCCTCCAGTGCCTGTGGAACCATTTTCATGTGCGACACACGCACCAAAGAATTTTCCAGGTTTATCTTTG AGCCGGACAACGAAGTGAATACGATCGATGTCAGTATCACGGGAGATTATTTAGTCTCTGGTGGCAAAGACGCAGTTGTCCGACTTTATGATATAGAAAGCACCaaa TTGATATTAATGTACAAAAAGGACGAAGAAAGTCTGATGGAAAACAGAGTAAATTTTCATCGCATGAGGATATTTGCTTCCAGATTTCATGACGTGTATCCTGATCTGATTATTACTGGTGGCTGGGACGACACTGTTAGA atTTGGGATATCAGGGTTCCATCGGGCTCGGCGAGAGTTATTAAAGGTCCTCATATATGTGGTGATGCCATAGACATACGC GAAACACACATCCTTACAGGCTCGTGGGTGGTGCGTGATAGTTTGCAATTGTGGGATTTGACGAGTGCGAAACTCATCGACACGATCAATCCGCAGAACAGGTCGTCCACCTTGAACGGTGAATTTCTTTACGTGGCGCATTACTTCAACGGGGATCCTTCCAGTGATCTCGTCGTGATAGGCGGTTCTGGTACCGGTATGGTTGAAGTGATTAGTCTAAAGCAAAAGAAG GTAATGGGAAGCTTCAATGTAAGCAAGCCAATCTTCACTATAGACAGCTGCAGGTCTGTAATAGTATTTGGTGGCATGGAATCTGCGATCACTTTTGGTGATTACAGTTAA
- the LOC105276972 gene encoding coatomer subunit epsilon translates to MARQQQDVDELFDVRNHFYIGNYQQCINEAQKIKPSSPEVAMERDVLLYRAYIAQRKFRVVLDEINNSSPLELQPLKILADYFANPHHRDAIVTELDKEASHPNFDNHNFLIVAATIYYHEKNLEAALRILHDVDHLECMALTLQIYLKMDRLDLARKELKAMQEKDDDATLTQLAQAWVNITSGGDKLQDAYYIFQEMIDKHSSTSMLLNGQATCFIGQAKYEEAETALQEALDKDSNNPDTLINMIVLSQHMGKPPEVANRYLSQLKDSHLEHPFVKEYLQKEIEFHRLREQYSSSA, encoded by the exons ATGGCACGTCAGCAGCAGGACGTCGACGAGCTTTTCGACGtgagaaatcatttttacatCGGTAATTATCAGCAATGCATCAACGAGGCGCAAAAGATCAAG CCGTCCTCTCCAGAAGTGGCTATGGAACGAGATGTACTCCTCTATCGTGCATACATAGCACAGAGGAAGTTCCGTGTGGTGTTAGACGAAATCAACAATTCGTCGCCCCTCGAGCTGCAGCCATTGAAGATCCTGGCGGATTACTTCGCCAATCCGCATCACCGGGATGCCATAGTGACCGAGCTGGACAAAGAGGCGAGTCACCCGAATTTCGATAATCACAATTTCCTGATTGTGGCCGCGACCATTTACTATCACGAGAAGAATCTGGAGGCCGCTCTCCGAATACTGCACGACGTGGATCATCTGGAGTGCATGGCGCTGACGCTGCAAATTTACCTGAAGATGGACCGCCTGGACCTGGCACGCAAGGAGCTCAAGGCGATGCAGGAGAAGGATGACGACGCTACCTTGACCCAGCTCGCGCAAGCGTGGGTGAACATCACCAGCGGTGGTGACAAACTGCAGGATGCTTATTACATCTTCCAA GAAATGATAGACAAGCACTCCAGCACGAGCATGTTACTGAATGGCCAGGCCACCTGTTTCATCGGACAAGCAAAGTACGAAGAGGCGGAGACGGCCCTGCAAGAGGCGCTCGATAAAGATAGCAATAATCCGGACACGTTGATCAATATGATCGTTCTCTCGCAGCACATGGGCAAACCGCCGGAAGTGGCGAATCGTTATCTGAGCCAACTGAAAGACTCGCACTTGGAACATCCCTTCGTCAAGGAGTACTTGCAGAAGGAGATCGAATTCCATAGGCTTAGGGAACAATATTCATCTTCCGCCTGA